A window of Sporocytophaga myxococcoides contains these coding sequences:
- a CDS encoding AAA family ATPase, whose amino-acid sequence MISNLEKKYKFKDLKIFSSTETMDGNTKKYRRVYDTKEITYLYCELSFYNKLFDEADWEAKISLKAFSLNETGRRELCSIDRKVEITSDQNIVIIREGWGNKEEGTFWLRGDYEWEAYIEDEFVGVKSFYVENGGMVDQNLNPYFEVDIVRLYEGPNEGIIPEQRKSYIEFDANECRFIWVEFNIINKQALPWYCELFFNFYNDAGQLKGNTSELKYINPEDSFITFTTGWGADSKGTWYHDKYTLEVIFMDQLIAVIPFEVKDDFVEGIPLVDLNFNNIPLPMSIQEEKGPSLEELMKSLHEMIGLSGIKSKITDYTSYLKFLQLRKDQGFEENQKISLHSVFLGNPGTGKTTIAKLLGQIYFKLGLLSKGKVTEAGRAELCGKYIGQTAPQTKEVIEKARGGVLFIDEAYSLVREGDTGQDFGREVIEVLLKEMSDGPGDLAIIVAGYPKEMNHFLASNPGLKSRFNLLFEFPDYLPQELIQIAELAAEKRYVKFAEDSKKFLSEKLTEAYRNRSKAFGNARMVTGLVEEAKMNMGLRVMKSQNPETLTAEQLQTIELEDVKQLFKNSSLVSPDIPVDELLLQEALSELNKLSGLEEVKNDLLEMVKLVRFYIETGRDVLNKFSLHTVFTGNPGTGKTSVARIISKIYKALGILERGHLVETDRQGLVAGYIGQTAIKTMEQIEKAHGGVLFIDEAYALSEGGNSDFGKEAIETLLKQMEDKRGQFIVVVAGYVDNMRVFMEANPGLKSRFDKVLEFNDYEPSELFSIALNMLAEENLTPDEEASLRLKEYLNSIFLKRDKFFGNARSVRKVIKEAIRNQHLRMASLSGEERTTEVLQMLTIEDVKSFIPETYQPAGRIGFRLGS is encoded by the coding sequence GTGATTAGTAATCTGGAGAAAAAATACAAGTTTAAGGATCTTAAGATCTTTTCATCCACTGAAACAATGGATGGCAATACCAAAAAGTACAGACGGGTGTATGATACTAAAGAAATTACCTATTTGTATTGTGAGTTATCTTTTTACAATAAATTATTTGATGAAGCTGACTGGGAGGCTAAAATTAGTTTAAAAGCCTTTTCCCTAAATGAGACAGGAAGGAGAGAGCTTTGCAGTATTGATAGGAAAGTGGAAATTACCTCAGATCAGAATATAGTTATAATTAGGGAAGGTTGGGGTAATAAAGAGGAAGGAACTTTTTGGCTAAGAGGGGATTATGAGTGGGAAGCTTATATAGAAGATGAATTTGTAGGGGTAAAAAGTTTCTATGTTGAAAATGGTGGGATGGTTGATCAAAATCTAAATCCTTATTTTGAAGTAGATATTGTTCGCTTGTATGAGGGGCCCAATGAAGGTATAATTCCGGAACAGAGAAAATCTTATATCGAGTTTGATGCAAATGAATGCAGATTTATTTGGGTAGAGTTTAATATTATTAATAAACAGGCCCTTCCATGGTATTGTGAATTGTTTTTTAATTTTTACAACGATGCAGGGCAATTAAAAGGAAACACATCGGAACTTAAATATATAAATCCCGAAGATAGTTTTATAACCTTCACCACCGGTTGGGGCGCAGATAGCAAGGGGACATGGTATCATGATAAATATACACTAGAGGTTATTTTCATGGATCAGCTTATAGCTGTAATTCCATTTGAAGTGAAAGATGATTTTGTTGAAGGAATCCCTTTAGTTGATTTAAATTTTAATAATATTCCTCTTCCTATGTCTATTCAGGAAGAAAAGGGACCTTCTCTGGAAGAGCTCATGAAAAGCCTCCATGAAATGATAGGTCTTTCAGGTATTAAATCAAAGATTACAGATTATACTTCTTACCTCAAATTTTTACAGCTTAGAAAAGATCAGGGGTTTGAAGAAAATCAAAAAATAAGTCTTCACTCTGTCTTTCTTGGTAATCCGGGGACTGGCAAAACAACTATTGCTAAATTGCTTGGCCAGATTTATTTCAAACTTGGGCTCCTTTCCAAAGGTAAAGTTACTGAAGCTGGCCGAGCAGAACTTTGTGGCAAATATATTGGACAAACTGCTCCTCAGACAAAAGAAGTAATAGAAAAGGCAAGGGGGGGAGTCTTATTTATAGATGAGGCTTATTCTCTGGTCAGAGAAGGCGATACAGGACAGGACTTTGGCAGAGAGGTAATAGAAGTTTTACTAAAGGAGATGTCTGATGGCCCTGGAGATCTGGCAATTATTGTTGCTGGTTATCCGAAGGAAATGAACCATTTTCTGGCATCCAATCCTGGTCTAAAGTCTCGTTTCAATCTCTTATTCGAATTTCCTGATTATCTCCCTCAGGAGTTAATTCAAATTGCAGAACTGGCAGCTGAAAAAAGGTATGTTAAGTTTGCAGAAGATAGTAAGAAGTTTCTTTCAGAAAAATTAACAGAGGCTTACAGAAATAGAAGCAAGGCATTTGGAAATGCCCGTATGGTTACCGGTCTTGTAGAAGAAGCCAAAATGAATATGGGTTTAAGGGTTATGAAATCTCAAAACCCGGAAACATTGACTGCAGAGCAACTACAAACGATCGAACTGGAAGATGTAAAGCAATTATTTAAAAACTCTTCTTTAGTTTCTCCGGATATTCCTGTGGATGAGCTGCTTCTTCAGGAAGCTTTAAGTGAATTGAATAAACTGTCAGGACTTGAAGAAGTAAAAAATGATCTTCTAGAAATGGTAAAACTGGTTCGGTTTTATATCGAAACGGGAAGGGATGTATTAAATAAATTTTCACTTCATACTGTTTTCACTGGAAATCCCGGAACCGGTAAAACTTCAGTAGCAAGAATCATTTCAAAAATATATAAAGCTCTGGGAATATTAGAACGGGGACATCTGGTTGAAACGGACAGGCAGGGGCTTGTAGCTGGCTACATAGGACAAACTGCTATCAAAACGATGGAACAGATAGAGAAAGCTCATGGAGGCGTTTTATTTATTGATGAAGCCTATGCGCTTTCAGAAGGAGGAAACAGCGACTTTGGCAAAGAAGCAATAGAAACTCTTCTTAAGCAAATGGAGGATAAAAGAGGGCAGTTTATAGTAGTTGTAGCTGGCTATGTGGATAATATGAGAGTATTTATGGAAGCAAACCCAGGCTTAAAATCCAGATTTGATAAAGTTTTGGAATTTAATGATTATGAGCCTTCTGAATTATTTTCTATAGCACTTAATATGTTGGCAGAGGAAAATCTGACCCCTGATGAAGAGGCTTCTTTAAGGCTCAAGGAATATTTAAATTCAATCTTTTTGAAACGGGATAAGTTTTTTGGGAACGCCAGATCTGTTAGAAAGGTAATCAAAGAAGCTATCAGAAATCAGCATCTTAGGATGGCATCACTTTCTGGAGAAGAGAGAACCACTGAAGTACTTCAAATGCTGACAATAGAAGATGTAAAATCCTTTATTCCGGAAACCTATCAGCCAGCAGGACGAATAGGTTTCCGGTTAGGAAGTTAA